DNA from Palaemon carinicauda isolate YSFRI2023 chromosome 23, ASM3689809v2, whole genome shotgun sequence:
ATTATCATATACATAATATAGGTTATTTGACGATGGTCCTTGAAATTTCAAGGCCGCCTCTAATACTGTATATAAGGGCTATTCTTTAAGGCAGCATTCCCACTCTTACTCATCTTGCATCATTGCTTTAAGAAATCACACGTTGCTTTATTCTGCGTACGTCCTTTTTTATGTTTCGTTTATAGCATGTTTTCCGTTGTTCGCTACCTCTAAAGCAGACCGATTCCCCTACCCCTACTGACCCAAGCCCACCGAATCCCCTACCTCCTGCTACACGAGCAGCACCTCCATTTCCCCCTTTGTTAGAGGCCGATCAAGGACAATGAATCGCGGGATGTATTGTGTAGGAGCCCCTGTTTACCCAACACCAGTAGCGTTTCGCATCAATGGATTCCTGATGGACTTGGGCGGCCCTCTGAATATTAAGCAGGACCTCCTGAGTGGACGTTAGAGGGCTAGAAAGGTAGTTGTGAGGGACCCAAGgggtgagagaagagagagatctaTGGGTAGGCAGTTACCTAGAGTAGATAGATGAAGAAGAGTGAGAATAGTAATTGAATGTATTAATCGAATAAGGCAGAGAAAGGAAAGAAGTCAGTAAAGGATATGAGGTAGAAGAGAGATCCTTGGGGAATTTTCGGAGAGAAgacagatgaatattttttttacgacGCGGCAAGGAAAgaggagaaaaaaaatgaatgaaagagTATTAGAAAGCGGATAGGATTGTGTTTGCCTTCTTGGATTGATGGCTAAGAATTGAGGTCTGGGAGAATGTCAACGATGAGAGTCTTACTCCTCCTCTGCCTTTGTATCTGATGGTGTAACGTGGAAGAATTATTGTTGTTTGGTCAACTACCTGGCGGTGGTGGTGCTCCTATCTGATTGCCAGTTGAAGGgtatgggttgagagagagagagagagagagagagagagagagagagactggtgctATATTAAAGGTTGGGGTGTACCTCCAGGTAATCGAGATGTGTAGTCAtgaaaatgatagaaaataattatgatttttattttttgttagaaGAATTTGTTTCGCCCATGAAACGTAGCtccaagcttctctctctctctctctctctctctctctctctctctctctcataattatcattattgtagcTTCGTTCCTAATTTGTGAATAAACATTTAAGCTAACAAATATTAGAGCTACCACAGTTACAACTTTGATGTTATTTTGGTTCATCATGACTGGAATTACTCTTATACATTACATTTTAGATATCATGCTTagcataaagtgtgtgtgtgtgtgtatacatacatatatatactgtagatatactgtatatatatatatatatatatataatatatatatatatatactcatatatacagtatatatatatgtatatatatatatatatatatatacatatatatatatatttatttatatatatatttataaaaatatacattatgtatatatatatatatatatattatgtatatatatatatgtatgtatatgtgtatatatatatatatatatatattatgtatatatatatatatgtatgtatatatatatatatatatatgttattgctttatgaattcaaaagaacacaGGAAAATATCAAACTACCCAGCATGAATCATTTTAAAACTCGCAACAAATAAAAGAGATAAATTACAAACTTTGCaaatacaataattacaaaatTGCAACGTCCATACTTGTACTAATGTCGCTGTATCTTTTCCATTTCAGAAATATAAGAGAGGGTCGAATGAGCCAAGAGAGTTTAGTGTTCCCTCCAAGATCATTGGAGAGTTTATTAGTAGACAGAGCGAAAACCGAACATGATCTCAAAATACCCACTTCCGAGTTCGGTAAGCAGTTATACGATGTTTATGGTGAGTTCCTCTTTCCTGAAGCATGATCATAATAATCATTTATGTCATCCTTTGTGGCGATCTCTTTGCTTttattgaaaagtatatatatatatatatatatatatcttgtaaaaacttacatataatataaatacatcatatatatatatatatatatatgtatatatatatatatgtatatatatatatatatatatatacagtgtagccTATATGTATGAAGCTTTTTTTTGTTAGTAATTTGCATTACCATCAGTTGTAAATGTCGTGTCAATTTTCTTTGTgtgagatataattttttttaaacatatgccTATGCTAATGCTAGGAATAAGTATATATTACAAGAAATGTCTATGTTGAGTGGTTCCAATAAGAATTATTTGTCGAGCTATATGATATTTCACTCGTATATATTAGTTATAGCCCCgaaaatatatttacatgttttaATTTAGAGCATCTTTCAGCTGCATTACTTATTTTGACAAAATTTATCAGAGATTGTTATTAAGTTTAAAAAAACCTTTGGTTGGAAGCTTTACTTATGAAGTCATTATTGAACTTTTGACAAATATGCGCTTATAGCTTTAACGGAGAGATAGTATTATTGCTTTGGCCTAGTAGTACTTGTCTTAAGGCTGTACCAAACTGACATTCCTGGGGCTTGTTCTAAGAGGCTGTCTTGAAGCTGTAAATCAGAAAATGTTTTAACAATGATATCTCAAGATACTGTACTGTCTCGAAGTTTCTCGTACCCATAACTGTGCAAGAGCGACAGGAAGGAATTTTTAGATCTAACCCCAATTCTGTTTTTGCGACGGTGCAGCATTGAGATCACTGGAATCATGGATATATTTCGTGTTCCGTAAGGTCTCCTGGAGTTTATTGTGTCTCGGGGCTTTTGAATATCCCTCAATAGGGCTTAATCCGTATTGTCATATTGTTAACTGATCAACCCTATGTAATCTAAGATGGATAATGAATATGTTGCGTCATCAGTGATCGGGTTGTAAATAACGACTTTATGAAAGGAAATGACACACTGGGAGTGATTCTCTGATGAGACTTGATCTGGCCTGATGGCTCGGGCGTCTCCGGCACGAAGGAATACGAGCCCCCGAGGGGCTCTTCTTAGCACCGGGGATATGCTGTTCATTTTTCGACCTTTGCTTTTCAGTGCGCTAGTGCCTGTTCATCTAATTCTGAAACATTGCGATCTATATGTTCAATTTTATGCTTGGAGGAATCCTTAGAAAATTCCTAGACCTTAGGATTCTCGTCACAGCTTCCTCATGGTACAAACCTGGATCACCTCAGGCCATTTCAGTATAAAACCAGGACCAGGTGCTTACTCACAGGTAGTAATGACCTGTAACTCTTCCCTTTCGCAGGTCCTCTTCCCCCTATGGGCCACGGACATCTCCATCCACCTCTGAGGCCCCACCTCCCCCCACCGATCGCGCCTCCACCTATGGCGTCTCCCCTCCAGCCCTTGGCACCTCATCCCCCGCCAGGTACTCAACTTCACCACCTTCTTGGGGAGGAGTGGCGACGGTCACTCGAGAGAACAGTAGTGGATCGGCATCATCTTCCCTCAGGTGAGAACACGCACAGACCCGGAtgggtttttgtttttgttttctttcgtCAAATGAATATCGAGGTATCACATTTTTTACTAACTAGTTTTGTTGGCTCTGTTAACTTCATAAACCCTTGCTTCATATACTTGCATATTGCATTTAGCCCTGGTGATGCAGTTATATTTGCAAGTTGCAGGTGTAATTCCATTTTTGAATTTTCAGTTCAGCAAATTTCATAGTGATCCGTTTACAGAGAAGCATCATGTTTTAATTCCATTGCTTCCCCCAGATTTTGAATCATACACTACTGGTAAAGCGATGGTTTTGGTTTGTGTGTGCTGTTTTATATTCATCTCTGCGATATTTGAACGATATCTCGGGTTTTCATTTGGCGATTAAATAATTGAATGGCATTTGTTTTTCCACATTGTTTCGTTTTACTTTCTCTTTTGTTAGGTTTGATTAGTTTGTTTTTTGTTTCGTGTGTATCTGATTATTGTTTTCGCTTGGACAAATAGGGAAAGAAATTGTTATTGTTTTGACATACAGATAAAATTGTAAACTCTTCTGTTAGATGTTGCTTCTGTATTATTGTAAAACTTTATCTTTTTCTAAACTATTACATATCTGTATGTCTATTATATACTGCTTTGTTACTGGTTATTATTTCTGAgtcaatgtaaaatatttttgtgAGTTTGTTTGCACAAGATTAGACAGCTTGATATTTATTTGTTTACAGTTTGTCGCACATACCAGTGATTGACATTCAAGCAAGAATCTCTGAGACACAGAACTTGATACTGTTAATGTCCTGCGAAAATATGAAGTTTTTGTGATCCTTCAAGTTAGTTCACTCGTTTGAGCATCTGCTCTGCTTTTATTTAATGATTGTTACCATCTGTAGAGAAAACAAATGTATATGATTTAGGGTCAaaggtggtgtttttttttatgtcactttcaaaatttttatttctttatcggTTAGGAATTTAGTTATTTATCTTTAGATATATGCACCGAGTCTCTCAACAGTTAACCCTCTCTCAAGGCTTCAATTACCCCCCAATAGGCCAAATCTCCCCCGATAGCGGAGGTGGCCCAGTGGAGAGATCGGACTCCAGAGATTCCCCTCTCGGAGACGTGAACATGAAGAGCCCTTCCTCGTTGGCCAATGGATTCCCCCACGAAAACAAAAGTCCCTTCCAGACCCGGGATGACCGCTCTCCTTTCAAGGATGAGCTCCCTCCCATGGCCTTCAAGTTCGAGGACCGCATCACAGGAGAATCACTCATACCAAAAGGCGATCCCATGGAGGCAAGATTACAAGAAATCTTAAGGTGGGTGATTTTTATAAGGGCTTTTAAGAGGTTTTTGAAAATTCTTGCATGTAACCGTGTGATGAACAGGATTATATTGtaaataatacataaaatatatgattaACGAATAATTCTATATATTGCATCTGTTTTCTGCATTTAACATATTTCTTTTGTATCTTTTCAGGTTTAACATGGAAAAGTTCTGCCAACAGAACCTCGACACATTAAATCTAGCTCGGCGAGTCCGGGAACTTTTATCAATTCATAACATCGGCCAAAGACTCTTTGCTAAATATATTCTTGGGCTGTCACAGGTAAGTTCAAAATTCTAGGGTTGATCTAAATTTAGTGCCgttaatttgttctttttttttgtctttaattaaaAGAGATGAGATTATATGCAAaagaataagtaaaatataaattatttaggaatttttaaaattaatttttagttttttttagactGTAGGTATATTTCCGCTATCAATATCACTGAAGGTAATCGGGATTGGCTGTTCATGCTGTTTAGCATACATCATAGTTTACAGTGACATCTATTGTGAATATTTACAATTATCTATAACATAAAACTTAAATGTTGTAAGATTTTGCATATCATTTTTCGCAAAAATATTAATACTTCGCATTTTAAGGCACACAATTCATGTATCAAAATTATGGATGTAAGACAAGTTTGTGAAATTTAGTTGTCGCCAAAGTGACATTGCAGGCTGGTCAATGAGCTTAATTTTTCAACTTATAGTGGCTCCATTGGTCATAATCAACTCATATTTCGGATTCGGATAATTGATTAGCTGTCTCCTAGAAATTCAACAAATAATCTGTGtggctttctttttttatttttctatgtaactATTTATATAGTAAATAATACATTCTCCGTCATCCATTAGTTATGTCATGTAATATATTGCTTATCTCCTGTGTATAATTCAAGTTATTTATTATGTATTCATCTGGTATCTCTCTCATCTTTTCCTATCATCTGTAGTCATTTCATCTAGTTTATCAACGTCATGGTCCCCTTTTGAATTATCATTTTGTTCTGCTCCCCCTCATTATGCTTTTAAATATTTGCACCACCTTCATTTATCCTCTCATTTAATAGAGCCTCGTTAAAAAAAAGGGTCAATTTAATTACTCGCCGTTCCCTTTCGCCTTCCTCCCACAGGGCACGGTCTCCGAACTCCTCTCGAAGCCCAAGTCGTGGGACAAACTGACGGAGAAGGGTCGCGACTCGTATCGCAAAATGCACGCTTGGGCCACCGACGACAACGCTGTCTTCCTCCTCAAAAGTCTCATTCCCAAAAAAGGTGAGTACTCTCCGGTTGTCTTTTTTCCGGGACTTTCTTATCTCTTAGGCAGTGGCTTTAGAATTTAGGAAAGGATCCGTGGTGGAAATGGTAGCGCTGTCGGATAGAGAAATGCATTTAAGATTGCCTAAAATGTAGTTGTGCTTGTAGGAATTCTTTAAACGAGGAATTTATAGAATTATGAACAATTCCTTATATTATAGGAAAGTCATTAGTAATGTTTTAAATTTTGCCAGGGAAATTGATGTAGCCTACTCATATTTGGATAAGTTCATGTTTAAATGAGTAGAGATGGTTAAGTTTTCAAAGGAAAGTTTCGAAATTTTGTGTACTTTCTGATGTACGCAAAATGTGACAttcgtttttttattttcatgataaaaaagatCATCTTTCGAGTTGATTTTATAAACATTTCATGACAGTATTCATGCGCAACGTTGTTCTCTTTCAATAAGTATTTTCCTGAAGTTTGTTAATGGGAActaaaaataatcattaataaaatcaaattttttttttttttggggggggggggatggggagaTGATTCTGCATTTCTTTTGACTGTTATTGTATAGTATGGAAGGGGGAGTTGGTTTGAGGGTTAAACAGCGTAAAGGGAGTTTCGTAAAAGGAAGTTTCTTCTTGTTTTATGGGAATGTAAGGGACTTACGGGACAATTTGAGCTTGGGTTTATAGGCGTCATTTGAGCCCTTTTATAGGAATTCTTGTGGAAGCCCGAGGCCCTTaaaggaagacccaggcctataccCTAACCATTTGTTTAAGAGCGTAGTGTACAAGAATTCCATAAAAGGACTCAGGACTACAATAACATCAGTGCGGAAAGCGGCTGCCTCTGTATCTCTCGGATAACCGTCTTGGTGGTGTGAAGATGAGTTCGGGAATAGACATATTATCGCAGCGGCAAGGAGGTTACCATGATTTCAAAGAAATTGCCGTCAAGTTTCCGggtttattaatttttaatggTTTGTTTGTTCATTTTTGTATATGCGCCGATGATAGTTGGAAATGAAATGGTAACTTTAACatgttaatttttttcaattaattttttgttattggagtatctacatttatacagtatattaataggtttatatatatacagtatatatatatatatatatatatttttatatatatatatatatatatgtgtgtgtgtgtgtgtgtatatatatatatatatatatatttatatttatatttatatatatatatatatatatatatatattactcaaacgTTTGCATACATAATCATACCCACATTTATAGGCAGAAAACTAAGCAGATAGACATTCGGATAGTTTTAATGTTTAACTATGACCTTATCCCTTAAATCGGGTTCGATTTGGAGAGGAACGCAGCGTGAAACACGAGTGCTTAGGAATCCAGTGGAGCCGACTTGGCATAAGGGCGTCATGTCATTGCTAAGTCCATGGGTGGGGGTTGGGGGTTAGATACAGAAAGCGGcggatagacagatagacagacagtagCATGTGGTCCACTTAGCGAaatctttataaagaaataaaaagaaattctacCAAAGCCTTGTTTAGTATTAGAGAGGGTGGGGATTATGGGATGTCACCGGATGGGTGGGGGGTCTGCATACTAGAAAGAAAAGGGGCTTTGGAGACGGAATAAAAGGGGTCAAAGGGTTGGGGGTGGGGGTAGGTCAGAGACGACGTACTTTTCAGGATTTCCACGTCATTGCAAGTTGCTTCTCTCATTTGTCCCATCCAGGCCTCGGCGAGATGACCCAAATTACAGGGCATGGGCTAAAATAAGTTACATTAACATACACCCTCTCTCCAAAACCCACTCCCTCCATCCCTTCATCCTCTCCCTGTCGCCCCTCTTATCATagctctccctccccttcctcacTACCCCTCCTACCACCTCACCAGTAcagacgagggggggggggggtaatagggtagtggggagggagagagggagtttGTCAGAGCACATGCCAGATTGTTTATTTGCTTACTTAAGGAACCGGTTGTGTCTTTTGGGATCTGTTGCATATGTGTAATTGTTTAAGGCTGTTTAGAGCATTACATGGTCGCGCACACTCCATTAGGGAAATGTTTGAGGTTATAGATGAACGAATGAAGGCCTCTGACAGCTTTACTTTTATTGTCTTGGCAACTgtcattagatctctctctctctctctctctctctctctctctcatcatcatcatcatcatcaggtcaTGTCGAAGTTGTTCTGAGAAACGTCTTTGCTGAACTTTCCTCCTAATTTTGGGACCATTTTTCATTGCTTGTCTTTGCAGTtttatttattaatctctctctctctctctctctctcttctctctctctctctctctctctctctctctctctctgtcttttgtaTACTTGATGCTTATTTTTCATTTCTGCTCAATCTCCTCCAAAGGAGGATGGTGATAATTTTACTTAATCACGCAAGGATAGAAGGTAAAATGGAATAGCTTTGGTGTGACAGTAAATAGTGATGGAACGGTTTTGTTTTGTAAAGAGGAAATTTGTTAAGGCATAAGAGGAGACTAAGAGttagaagaggaaaaagagaagCAAGAGCAAGAGGAATGGGTGAGGGATTAGCTTAGCGATACATGAATATTCAAAACCAAAATGGTGGACTCCATTGGCTCATAAACCCTGGCGAAAACCGCTGAAATAAATCATCCTTTGCAATTTGACTTAACAGTTGAACATGCACGTTAGTTTATCCTTATGACAAAGACAGATTAGTACTAAAGTTGCATGACACTTAATGAATGTTGCAATTTAAGGAGTTCCCGGGGTCGCCGGTAAAAGTCTTGCAAATACCGTGTTTTCATGCCTCTGATTGCAGAGCGCTTCTTACTTCAACATGTCCATCCTTAAAAGAATTAGCCTCGCTCCATTTTCCCTCAAGTCAATATTCACAAACCTTGTAATGACCCTTCCTGTGTTCCCAAATAGGCATAATACACTGGAAGGCAAACGGTAATTATAAGTGAGCCTCCTCGGGCAAAGAGCTACCGAAAATTCCTGCCAAaccatttttaaatttttaaagccTTTGGGAAATGACCGGAGATTGTTTCCTGTTGCGGAGTGTCCGTGGTTGTTATCTTTTTAGAGTCATTTAGACTGTTAATCATAAGTAGTTGAAGCATGGTTCCCTATTTTTACTGAATAGTCCCTTGCACTATTTGTCAGGAGTCGTTTCCTGTTGGATCGACCATTTTTTACATTGATGACTTCAGGATCCTTCAGCAGAACAAGTAAGCTGAGGAAGTTATTAATTTGAGGAATTGATAACTTTAAAAAAGTACCTGGTCTTGAGAGCCGTCGGCCTTGAAACTGCTTGGAAGTTTTTATATGATTAGTGGGGGAGAAGAAGAGGTCTTTATAGATAAATGCTACAGATGGTTATCTAAACCTCAACTAGTCGACCAAAGTAAAAAGCGATCTTTGAAACCAGAGTGTTGGTAATAAACTCATCTCATAATTACGCACGCGAGTCCAGCGGTTTCATTATCAATGTTGTGTATGTTAAAATTTACTTGCTTGCGTATGTGCGCCGACGCCATTATAGTATGTTCGTGGTTCATCTATGTGTTTGTTTACTAGAAGGACGTGGCATCGGCCCTGTTCCAAGGTACACATAACAAATTTCATAATTACAAGTTTGTGGTTAGCCAGGCAGTTCGGCTGTATGGTTTACGAGAGCTAGCTCGTCTTGGGAACTCGTTAAGAACTATTTTTATGGACTTGCAATACGTTTTACAAAATATATTGTATGCAAACGAGTCTCCTGATtgtcgagtgatttttttttcttgcaaagctTTAGCCCCATCCTCTGCCCAACCTTCAGGAAAATTTCTTACAAATTGGCAAGTCGTTTGTCTTTCAAGAGATCTGTAATGACTACATCTGAGAAATGACATAGTTACTCATGAAAAAGCAATTGCTTCTAGTCATGTATGTCGGGCCaggttgaaagtctctctctctctctctctctctctctctctctctctctcgtaatcaaaTATGGTTGTTTAGTTTATGATTAACATTAAATCCATTCAATGTGGTATTGTAGAAGAATCTTTGTCTCGAATTTTGCTTTACTCAAGTAGATTCATTTGATGTTAGTGATCGCAAATGCATTTATAACTCAAGCTTACGAATTCTTACATTTGTGaatagtactttttttttcttagacatcAATGATGTCAGTGATaatggttcattcaaataattGTGATGATGTCACTAGTGGTTAACCcagctactgattttttttttttttttatattatcgatGTTCAGTTTCGCTCCTGTAATAGAAATTCAGCATTGAAAACATAGCCAAAATGTATGGTAGTATTTGAATTGATAATACTAAATTTGTTGATTTTTTGCATGAAATATTGTACAAAAATTTACTTTCTTACGTACtattataacatacacacacacaatatatatatatatatatatatacagtaatatatatatatatatatatacatatac
Protein-coding regions in this window:
- the LOC137617673 gene encoding homeobox protein cut-like 1; the encoded protein is MSLYLFHFRNIREGRMSQESLVFPPRSLESLLVDRAKTEHDLKIPTSEFGKQLYDVYGPLPPMGHGHLHPPLRPHLPPPIAPPPMASPLQPLAPHPPPGTQLHHLLGEEWRRSLERTVVDRHHLPSGQISPDSGGGPVERSDSRDSPLGDVNMKSPSSLANGFPHENKSPFQTRDDRSPFKDELPPMAFKFEDRITGESLIPKGDPMEARLQEILRFNMEKFCQQNLDTLNLARRVRELLSIHNIGQRLFAKYILGLSQGTVSELLSKPKSWDKLTEKGRDSYRKMHAWATDDNAVFLLKSLIPKKACRRKPESCQMPNG